The Aminipila terrae nucleotide sequence AATTATTAAACTTACTATAATCAATAATACCCACTTAGCTTTTTTCACTATTTTCTCCCCTGTTTCCTGTGGACTGCGGTTTCAACTAATTTACTTTGTTTAAGTCAACACCAAAAAACTTAGCTACTTCTTCTAAAGCCTTATATTCTTGAGAATTGCTTAAATCAAAGCTCACACTTACTGCATTTTTTAAGATTTTTTGATCCTTCTCTGGTTTACTGCTAAAGTCTTTTTTACTGGAACGCATTGCTGTTTTTAAATCATAGCTTGGATTGCTTATATACTTATTTAACTCACTACTAATATTCTGAAGAAAAGGAACCAAATCTTCTCTCTTTTCCACGTTAGTTAGATATCTTGCACCATCTGTATTTATTTTATTGGAAGCCAGCGTCATGGTTTTTATGATTTCTGCACTAGGCTTTTCTATATCAGGTTTGTTTGGCGTTGACGTACCGCCACCAGTTGTTCCCCCAGCACCACCTGTTGTATTCGTTGTATTATTAGTAGTCTGAGTGGTTTCTGGCTTGGAAAGGGCCACTAACTTTTTTTCTACAATTTTATTATAAGCCGATACTACAGTTGCCCTGCTGGCTGGCTGGGAAGCTTGAAATTTTCCATCGTTACCTAAACTCATGATACCGCTTCCTATAACCCTGTTAACTGAATCAGCGGCCCACCCTGAGACTCTATCTTTAATAGCTAAATCTTTTTTAGCTACAGTTTTTTCTAAATTCAAAATTCTATCTAAAATAACACAAATCTGTTCCTTTGTAACCGTATCATTAGGCTTAAAAGTACCATCTGCATATCCCAATATGTATCCCTCATTCACGGCTTTTAGAACCTCTTCATAAAACCATTCCTTTTCATTTACATCACCAAAATTCTCTGATGAAGCTTTTTCTTTATAAGAAAAAAGCCGGTTTGTCATCTTTACGAATTCTGCTCTTGTCACTTGTTTTTCTGGCTTAAAAGAGCCATCTTCATATCCATTTACTATTTTATACTCTGTCATCAGATTTACAGCTTTTGACAAGGAGTCATCGGATTTTATATCTGTAAAGGCAAACACGTTAGTAGTACACATCATTGTTAACGCTAACCCCGACACTAATATTTTGTTTATTTTCATATTGCCTCCACACATTTTTACATTTTATTACATTTTTCTTGATTTTACTCAAAACATATGCAGTCTAGGTTCATTACCTGACTGCATATGATCTGACTTTTAATTATCATAGAACTCTTTAGTTCTCATCGACCGTTTTAGAATTTTGTGATTTGAGCAGAATAACTAATGGTTCCTGTTCCATCGCTTCCACTCACTGTAATCTTTGCACTATTTCCAATAACATCTGTTAATTTGTTACCGTACACAGTATTGACAAAACCTTCCACGTTCACAGTACCATTTTTATTATATAAATAGTATTCTGTTCCACTAATGTTAACCTTTACTTCTGTCAAAGTACCAGTTTTACCATTGTAACTTGCCTGGAAATTTCCATTCTTAATCTGATTTGCAACCTGATTATATTCTTCTATTATTTTTGATTTTGTAGAAGTCTGCTGGTCAAATACAGTTGCAGTTGCAAGTAACAAAGCCTGGAACTTGTCAATGTCTTTTTGTTTCAGGAAAGCATTATAAGCATCTACTACGCCGGCATTATGTTTTGATGCATCAAATGTAATTCCAGTAACACTTGCATTTGCCAGAACATCTTTTATCTTATCTTTCTGATTAGTTGTTGCAGTGTTTTTACCAAAAGCTATCATAGCATTTGTAAGCTTTACATAGTTTCCAATTTCAAGCTTAGCATTTTCGCTAGTTATTAAATCAGTAATCTGAACTGTTTTATCTCCAACTGTAACGTTGTACTTAGCAGGAGTAGGTGTTGGGGTAGGTGTAGAACCACCGCCACCACCGCCACCGCCACCACCGCCGCCGGTAGTGTCTGTGGTAGTTGTTTTTCCATTCTCTGTTGTTACAGTTCCAGTACCTGTCGTTGTAGATGGCTTTCCTTCTCCACTGGTAGTAACATTTGCATTTGCTTCTAATTTATTTACTTTTGCATCTTTAGCAATGGCTATCTTTGTACCAGTTGCCTGCTTTTCTACAGATACAGTGCTGACGGTTCCATTTATTTTTAAGTCTGCTTTCGTAGCTTCTACAATTAGATTTGTAACAGTAGTATCCTTATCAACTGTAACCGCTGCATTTGCTGCAGTTATTTGAACCTTTGCGATTTCTGCTTTCTGTAAGACTACAGGTATTTCTGCATTAACCTTTAAAGTATCGATTTTGCCTTCTACTTTTACAGTATTCTTACCATCATCAATAACTATAACGCTGACTTTGGCATTTCCTTCAACGGCTACTCTTACATTACCATCTACTTTTGCAACAATAACATTACCTATATTACTGTCACCTTTAATAATGATAGAATTTACGCCACCACCTCTGACAATGGTTTGTCCTGTGACTTTAACGCTGTCTAAAGTACATTCTCCACTACCAACGCCATCACCGATAATTAGATTTCCATTTATAGTTAAATTTTTTAATGTAACGCCTGGTACATTAACCATTACATTCCCACTGTCAGCCACTTTTTCAACAATTCCTGCAGTATCAATATACTGTTTAACCATGTTGTCCATAATCTTTGCAAATTCTGCTCTGGTCATATTTGCCGTAGGATTCAGGGTGCCATTAGCTCCAGACATATAACCTTTTTCAACCAGTGCAGACATACTGTCCTGTGCCCATGCAGCTATATTGTTTTTATCAGAAAAGCTGTTTAATGCTGTATGTGCTGTATCAGTACTTTGCATTTTAAAAGCTCTTGCCAGTATTGTACAAGCTTCCTGCCTTGTAATATTAGCATTTGGTCTCATCTGGCTATCTTTTTTCATTGTGCCCATCTGAACAGCCTTAGCCAGCTCTGCTTCATACCATGCTCCTGAAACAATATCATTTGCACTTAAAGATGCTTTTCCCTCTGCACCAAAAGCTCTATTCACAACAGTAGCCATTTCTGCCCTTGTTAAAGTGCCATTTGGTTTAATATATAAACCATCGGCTCCTTCATACCCTTTAATTAATCCCTTTGCTGCTGCATTCTCAATCGCTGTTGTAGACCAGTCATTAGGCATATCTACAAACTTAGCATTTGCAGCCTTTGCTACGGTATCCTCTGTTCCGGCAAAAGACATTGCGGGCATATAACAAAATATCATCATTACTGCCATGAGAAGTGCAAATACTTTTTTTGTCATTTCTTAATCTCCTCCTTTAAAGATAAAAGCAACTTTTAATAATTGCATATTTATTTAAATATATAAAACATATATTTAATCAAATTAGTCAAAAATTTGCACGCCCGTTATCCAATTTTTATATTAAAATAAAGATTAATGAGCAGTTCTTTTAGCTCTTTAATATGTGCCCTGCTAACTGGCACAGACAGTCCATTACTCATTAATATGCATTTAGAATCAATTGATCTGATCTTATGTAAATTAATAATATAACTGTTATGACACCGATAAAAATCCGTACTCAGCTGAGTTTCAATTTCTTCAAAACTGCTATAAAAAGAAGTCTTACTTCCTTCCTTATCAACTACATGGACTTTTCTCTTTTCTTTTTCTATAAATGTGATTTCTTCTAAAGGTATCATGACGATTTCTGATTTTGTTATTGCTGTAAGGTATTGATTAGTATTCTCTTCAATATAATCTACTGCTTTAACCAGTGCATTTTTCACAAATTTACCATTTAACGGTTTGCTTAAAAAATAGACATGATCAACGTCATAAATAGATGGATCATATTCCTCTTCATCTGACATAAAAATAATTACAGAGCTTTTCTGTATCTGTTTTATTTTTGATGCTAACTCTATACCATTATTCAGATTAAATGCAATATCTATAAAGATAATATTTTTCTGCTCTTTATGATCTTCTATATAACACAATATAGCTTCTTCATTTTTAAACCCCTTAATCAGCCTTATTTTTCTCTACACCAGTGTTTTGCTTTTTGCTTAATCAGCCAAAATATGTCTTCATTTACGTCACAGACAAGCACCGCGCACATAATGCATCTCCTTTTTTTATTTTTTTACACAACTAAGATTCTAACTTATTGGACATTATTTTGTTTTGTAATGTAATGCTTTGCA carries:
- a CDS encoding S-layer homology domain-containing protein — encoded protein: MKINKILVSGLALTMMCTTNVFAFTDIKSDDSLSKAVNLMTEYKIVNGYEDGSFKPEKQVTRAEFVKMTNRLFSYKEKASSENFGDVNEKEWFYEEVLKAVNEGYILGYADGTFKPNDTVTKEQICVILDRILNLEKTVAKKDLAIKDRVSGWAADSVNRVIGSGIMSLGNDGKFQASQPASRATVVSAYNKIVEKKLVALSKPETTQTTNNTTNTTGGAGGTTGGGTSTPNKPDIEKPSAEIIKTMTLASNKINTDGARYLTNVEKREDLVPFLQNISSELNKYISNPSYDLKTAMRSSKKDFSSKPEKDQKILKNAVSVSFDLSNSQEYKALEEVAKFFGVDLNKVN
- a CDS encoding LytR/AlgR family response regulator transcription factor; this translates as MCYIEDHKEQKNIIFIDIAFNLNNGIELASKIKQIQKSSVIIFMSDEEEYDPSIYDVDHVYFLSKPLNGKFVKNALVKAVDYIEENTNQYLTAITKSEIVMIPLEEITFIEKEKRKVHVVDKEGSKTSFYSSFEEIETQLSTDFYRCHNSYIINLHKIRSIDSKCILMSNGLSVPVSRAHIKELKELLINLYFNIKIG
- a CDS encoding S-layer homology domain-containing protein, giving the protein MTKKVFALLMAVMMIFCYMPAMSFAGTEDTVAKAANAKFVDMPNDWSTTAIENAAAKGLIKGYEGADGLYIKPNGTLTRAEMATVVNRAFGAEGKASLSANDIVSGAWYEAELAKAVQMGTMKKDSQMRPNANITRQEACTILARAFKMQSTDTAHTALNSFSDKNNIAAWAQDSMSALVEKGYMSGANGTLNPTANMTRAEFAKIMDNMVKQYIDTAGIVEKVADSGNVMVNVPGVTLKNLTINGNLIIGDGVGSGECTLDSVKVTGQTIVRGGGVNSIIIKGDSNIGNVIVAKVDGNVRVAVEGNAKVSVIVIDDGKNTVKVEGKIDTLKVNAEIPVVLQKAEIAKVQITAANAAVTVDKDTTVTNLIVEATKADLKINGTVSTVSVEKQATGTKIAIAKDAKVNKLEANANVTTSGEGKPSTTTGTGTVTTENGKTTTTDTTGGGGGGGGGGGGSTPTPTPTPAKYNVTVGDKTVQITDLITSENAKLEIGNYVKLTNAMIAFGKNTATTNQKDKIKDVLANASVTGITFDASKHNAGVVDAYNAFLKQKDIDKFQALLLATATVFDQQTSTKSKIIEEYNQVANQIKNGNFQASYNGKTGTLTEVKVNISGTEYYLYNKNGTVNVEGFVNTVYGNKLTDVIGNSAKITVSGSDGTGTISYSAQITKF